One region of Eleutherodactylus coqui strain aEleCoq1 chromosome 5, aEleCoq1.hap1, whole genome shotgun sequence genomic DNA includes:
- the YPEL1 gene encoding protein yippee-like 1 translates to MVKMTKSKTFQAYLPNCHRTYSCIHCRAHLANHDELISKSFQGSQGRAYLFNSVVNVGCGPAEERVLLTGLHAVADIYCENCKTTLGWKYEHAFESSQKYKEGKFIIELAHMIKDNGWE, encoded by the exons ATggtaaaaatgacaaagtccaaaacTTTCCAGGCTTATCTGCCAAACTGTCACAGAACCTACAGCTGTATTCACTGCAGAGCACATCTAGCCAATCATGATGAGTTGATATCCAAG TCATTTCAGGGAAGTCAAGGGCGAGCCTACCTCTTCAACTCTGT GGTAAATGTCGGCTGTGGTCCAGCAGAAGAGCGGGTCCTTTTAACCGGGTTGCATGCCGTGGCGGATATATACTGTGAGAACTGTAAAACCACACTTGGCTGGAAATAT GAACATGCCTTTGAAAGCAGTCAGAAATACAAGGAAGGAAAGTTTATCATTGAACTGGCTCACATGATAAAAGACAATGGCTGGGAGTGA